The Tenacibaculum sp. MAR_2010_89 genome has a window encoding:
- a CDS encoding GNAT family N-acetyltransferase codes for MTEDILKKLENPVWYSLCEAHSKFTVDYNGVKFYDPDVCPFGAFTNLNETKNAIEKYANLTSSLFVVGQEPNNSSNTKLNRIVPCDQMILKTLKEPKYDSEIIKLTEKHINELYDLVWLVMPGYYKKRTFEMGDYYGIIKDNKLIAATGERLQLNDFIEISAVVTHPDYTRKGFAKQLVAHTTKKIIEKNKTPILHVADINTGAIKLYESLGYKTIRKIIWRHYINV; via the coding sequence ATGACTGAGGATATATTAAAAAAATTAGAAAACCCTGTATGGTATTCTTTATGTGAAGCACATAGTAAATTTACTGTTGACTACAATGGTGTTAAATTTTACGACCCAGATGTTTGCCCGTTTGGAGCTTTTACTAATTTAAATGAAACTAAAAACGCAATAGAAAAATACGCTAACTTAACTTCTAGTTTATTTGTTGTTGGTCAAGAACCGAATAATAGTTCTAACACTAAATTAAATAGAATTGTTCCTTGTGATCAAATGATCCTTAAAACACTTAAAGAGCCTAAATACGATTCTGAAATAATAAAACTAACTGAGAAACATATTAATGAACTGTATGATCTAGTTTGGTTGGTAATGCCTGGTTATTATAAAAAAAGAACTTTTGAAATGGGTGATTATTATGGAATAATTAAAGACAATAAGCTTATTGCTGCTACAGGAGAACGGTTACAATTAAATGATTTTATTGAAATTAGTGCAGTAGTAACACACCCTGATTATACTAGAAAAGGATTCGCTAAACAATTAGTAGCACATACAACGAAGAAAATTATAGAAAAAAACAAAACACCAATATTACATGTTGCCGACATAAATACTGGTGCCATTAAATTATATGAAAGTTTAGGCTATAAGACTATTAGAAAGATAATATGGAGACATTATATTAATGTTTAA